A genomic window from Streptomyces mirabilis includes:
- a CDS encoding phosphatidylinositol-specific phospholipase C/glycerophosphodiester phosphodiesterase family protein has protein sequence MALTTRRRALTSLGAALAGSVALPAARALAGEEKHPTRPLWRAHAHNDYAHPRPLFDALDHRFGSVEADIYLVGDQLLVAHDPVDLDPTRTLESLYLAPLAARVKANHGSVYRGYRRPLQLLIDIKTEGSSTYLELDRHLSRYPHLFTTYAHGRVRTGPITAVISGDRAAGTPMEAQSVRRAFYDGRLTDLGSAAPASFIPLISDNWTLNFTWLGDGPFPDAERAKLRGIIAAAHRRHQKVRFWATPDLAGPAREALWGELLAADLDYFNTDDLAGLEAFLDAHE, from the coding sequence ATGGCCCTCACCACCCGTCGCAGAGCCCTCACCAGCCTCGGCGCCGCCCTGGCGGGCTCGGTCGCCCTGCCCGCCGCCCGGGCACTGGCGGGGGAGGAGAAGCACCCCACGCGCCCCCTGTGGCGTGCCCACGCCCATAACGACTACGCGCACCCGCGACCCCTGTTCGACGCCCTCGACCACCGCTTCGGCAGCGTCGAGGCCGACATCTACCTGGTCGGCGACCAACTCCTCGTCGCCCACGACCCGGTCGACCTCGACCCGACCCGCACCCTCGAATCCCTCTACCTCGCCCCGCTCGCCGCCCGCGTGAAGGCCAACCACGGCTCGGTCTACCGGGGATACCGGCGACCCCTGCAACTCCTCATCGACATCAAGACCGAGGGCTCGTCGACGTACCTCGAACTCGACCGCCATCTGAGCCGCTACCCGCACCTGTTCACCACCTACGCGCACGGCCGGGTGCGCACGGGGCCGATCACCGCGGTGATCTCCGGCGACCGCGCCGCCGGTACGCCCATGGAGGCGCAGAGCGTGCGGCGCGCCTTCTACGACGGCAGGCTCACCGACCTCGGCAGCGCGGCCCCCGCCTCCTTCATCCCGCTGATCTCGGACAACTGGACGCTCAACTTCACCTGGTTGGGCGACGGCCCTTTCCCCGACGCCGAGCGTGCGAAGCTGCGCGGCATCATCGCGGCGGCGCACCGACGCCACCAGAAGGTACGGTTCTGGGCCACCCCCGACCTGGCGGGCCCGGCGCGCGAGGCGCTGTGGGGCGAGCTACTGGCCGCCGACCTCGACTACTTCAACACCGACGACCTCGCCGGACTCGAAGCCTTCCTGGACGCGCACGAGTAG
- a CDS encoding phosphodiester glycosidase family protein → MTPRDGRLRTALTVLTAWSALAGAALVGAAPASGVTGAHTWNGTVADAKALVGKAVAPGITYKEFDLPAAQGVARAHVLSVDLSNRHVRVDLLHSAAVASRAAVSRLAEAQGAVAGVNGDFFDISEAQRPGVEATGATVGPAIANGRTLKAAVPDGQRFGPALPPGTNTKNVLGVGLDGRARLDSLALDGSVRSSRGRWALGGLNQYALPQGSIGAFTSAWGGVSRKRAVCGTDIDRAAPCSGDTYEVTVRRGRVVSMAGTPGGGPIASGTTVLVGREAGAQQLRELTKGQAVRIQHWLVAAGTRIRYRFAIGGYPVLTHGQPLPGLNNTASAVRTAVGIANKGRRLLLLALDGAAAYRGGLTIAEVAHTMRSLGSVDAFSLDGGGSTTMVARMPGAGAVSVLNHPSGGAERPVPNGIGVFSHS, encoded by the coding sequence GTGACACCTCGCGACGGACGACTCAGAACAGCACTGACGGTTCTCACGGCATGGAGCGCGCTGGCCGGTGCGGCCCTGGTGGGGGCGGCACCGGCCAGCGGCGTGACAGGCGCCCACACCTGGAACGGCACGGTCGCGGACGCGAAGGCCCTGGTCGGCAAGGCCGTCGCCCCGGGCATCACGTACAAGGAGTTCGACCTCCCGGCGGCCCAGGGCGTGGCGCGCGCACACGTCCTGAGCGTCGATCTGAGCAACCGTCATGTGCGCGTCGATCTCCTCCACTCCGCGGCCGTGGCCTCCCGGGCGGCCGTCTCCCGGCTGGCCGAGGCGCAGGGCGCCGTCGCCGGCGTGAACGGTGACTTCTTCGACATCTCCGAGGCCCAGCGTCCGGGGGTCGAGGCCACGGGCGCGACCGTGGGTCCGGCGATCGCGAACGGCCGCACCCTGAAGGCGGCGGTCCCGGACGGTCAGCGCTTCGGCCCCGCCCTGCCGCCGGGCACGAACACGAAGAACGTGCTCGGCGTGGGCCTGGACGGCCGGGCCCGGCTGGACAGTCTGGCCCTCGACGGTTCTGTGCGCAGCTCCCGTGGGCGGTGGGCGCTCGGTGGGCTCAACCAGTACGCGCTGCCGCAGGGTTCGATCGGCGCGTTCACCTCGGCCTGGGGCGGTGTCTCCCGCAAGCGGGCCGTCTGCGGCACCGACATCGACCGCGCCGCGCCCTGCAGCGGGGACACCTACGAGGTGACGGTCCGCCGCGGCCGGGTCGTGTCGATGGCCGGCACACCCGGCGGCGGTCCCATCGCGTCCGGCACCACCGTGCTGGTGGGGCGCGAGGCGGGCGCGCAGCAGTTGCGCGAGCTGACGAAGGGGCAGGCGGTCCGCATTCAGCACTGGCTCGTCGCGGCCGGCACCCGGATCCGGTACCGCTTCGCCATCGGCGGCTATCCGGTCCTCACTCACGGGCAGCCGCTGCCGGGTCTGAACAACACCGCCTCGGCCGTACGGACCGCCGTGGGCATCGCGAACAAGGGACGGCGCCTGCTTCTGCTCGCCCTCGACGGGGCGGCCGCCTACCGCGGCGGACTGACCATCGCCGAAGTGGCGCACACCATGCGGTCGTTGGGCTCCGTCGACGCGTTCAGTCTGGACGGCGGCGGCTCCACGACCATGGTCGCGCGGATGCCGGGAGCGGGCGCGGTGAGCGTCCTCAACCACCCCTCCGGCGGCGCCGAACGCCCGGTCCCCAACGGCATCGGGGTGTTCTCACACAGCTGA
- a CDS encoding DUF779 domain-containing protein: MDQQETTDAAPRVELTPSAAELLRRLRAVHGPLMFHQSGGCCDGSAPMCYPEGEFRTGGSDVLLAELDVEGLDEPVTFWMSKSQYERWSHTRLIVDVVAGRGSGFSLEAPEGVRFLIRSRVVDA; the protein is encoded by the coding sequence ATGGACCAGCAGGAGACGACGGACGCCGCCCCGCGCGTGGAGCTGACGCCCTCGGCCGCCGAGTTGCTGCGGCGGCTGCGCGCGGTCCACGGACCGTTGATGTTCCACCAGTCCGGCGGCTGCTGCGACGGCAGTGCGCCCATGTGCTACCCGGAGGGCGAGTTCCGCACCGGCGGCTCCGACGTGCTGCTCGCCGAGCTGGACGTCGAGGGGCTCGACGAGCCGGTCACGTTCTGGATGTCGAAGAGCCAGTACGAGCGGTGGAGCCACACGCGACTGATCGTCGACGTCGTGGCGGGCCGCGGCAGCGGTTTCTCCCTGGAAGCACCCGAAGGAGTGCGTTTTCTCATCCGTTCCCGCGTCGTAGACGCCTAG
- a CDS encoding alpha/beta hydrolase — MTRSTHTLTLDQGTLDVTVDLFGQEGHPFLLLHGGGGPGTVTPFAGLLAEQRPARVFTPVHPGFDGTGRPEWLTDVTTLAQVYAQLLDVLDLRDVAVVGNSIGGWIAAELATLGSPRISSVTLANAVGIPVPGHPIADTFSLTPVELSRLSFHDPSKFRFDPSKLTEAQRAVMAANRATLQLYSGPHAMADPTLTDRLAKITHPTLVAWGAGDQVVDADYGRAYAQAIPDAEFRLLDGTGHMPQTETPEQFLPVLWDFAEAHATDRPRH, encoded by the coding sequence ATGACCCGCAGCACCCACACGCTCACGCTCGACCAGGGCACCCTCGACGTCACCGTCGACCTCTTCGGGCAGGAGGGGCACCCCTTCCTGCTGCTGCACGGAGGCGGCGGCCCGGGGACCGTCACCCCGTTCGCCGGCCTCCTGGCCGAGCAGCGTCCGGCCAGGGTCTTCACCCCTGTCCACCCCGGTTTCGACGGCACGGGCCGCCCCGAGTGGCTGACCGACGTCACGACCCTGGCCCAGGTCTATGCCCAACTGCTCGACGTGCTCGACCTGCGGGACGTCGCCGTTGTCGGCAACTCGATCGGCGGCTGGATCGCCGCCGAACTCGCGACCCTGGGCAGCCCTCGGATCAGCAGCGTCACCCTCGCCAACGCCGTCGGCATCCCCGTCCCCGGCCACCCGATAGCCGACACCTTCTCCCTGACGCCCGTCGAGCTGTCCCGCCTGTCCTTCCACGACCCCTCGAAGTTCCGCTTCGATCCCAGCAAGCTGACCGAGGCGCAGCGCGCGGTCATGGCCGCCAACCGCGCGACCCTGCAGCTCTATTCGGGCCCGCACGCCATGGCCGACCCCACCCTGACCGACCGCCTCGCCAAGATCACCCATCCGACCCTGGTCGCATGGGGTGCCGGTGACCAGGTCGTGGACGCCGACTACGGACGCGCGTACGCGCAGGCCATCCCCGACGCGGAGTTCCGTCTTCTGGACGGCACCGGCCACATGCCCCAGACCGAGACGCCCGAGCAGTTCCTCCCGGTGCTCTGGGACTTCGCGGAGGCCCACGCCACCGACCGGCCGCGGCACTGA
- a CDS encoding protein kinase domain-containing protein has product MIPGDGDHQAATRSERGSGRLIADRYLLHDVLGRGGMGTVWRAHDQLLDRRVAAKELHILTQGDEEQRIRVRRAVREARAVARVSHPHVVGVHDLVESEDRLWIVMELVEGPSLAHRIAESGPLTPQHTAALGVHLLDALEAVHAAGTLHRDVKPANVLLRRDGNAVLTDFGIAALDDGEFLTTTGELIGSLEYMAPERVMGSPVGPASDLWSLGATLATVCGGQSPFRRPARPATLHAVAYEEAVLSEWLGPLRPVVEALLRKSPDERPSAATARSALRRVAAGEADAGPLPSPTVRVIQPSAASTYADTVTSGQERLVPAGEPVPTALHTTSLKPAPRQSSRPRGPRRLWWALAGTAVLAAGVGGGLFLTGVLPLKKDPTTATISQVVRSTTGWQSVAGLTVQQGDRVTVRFVSGEWTVDYRNIPVTGPTGYDALTDQSLDGAKSCKIKSAAPFGTLLARLSDSQDAPVHTVGRKLTFRAAQNGPLQLGINDAAGSCSEDNRGTLTVEVSVTHQP; this is encoded by the coding sequence GTGATACCCGGAGATGGCGATCACCAGGCGGCGACGCGTTCGGAACGAGGCTCGGGGCGGCTGATCGCCGATCGGTATCTGCTGCACGACGTTCTCGGCAGAGGCGGGATGGGCACGGTCTGGCGCGCCCACGACCAGCTGCTGGACCGCCGGGTCGCGGCCAAGGAACTGCACATCCTCACGCAGGGCGACGAGGAGCAGCGCATTCGGGTGCGCCGCGCGGTCCGTGAGGCGCGCGCGGTCGCCCGGGTGTCGCATCCCCATGTGGTGGGTGTCCACGACCTGGTCGAGTCCGAGGACCGGCTGTGGATCGTCATGGAACTCGTCGAGGGGCCCTCGCTGGCCCACCGGATCGCCGAGAGCGGGCCGCTCACGCCGCAGCACACCGCCGCCCTGGGTGTGCACCTGCTCGACGCACTGGAGGCCGTGCACGCGGCCGGGACGCTGCACCGTGATGTCAAGCCCGCCAACGTCCTGCTGCGCCGCGACGGCAACGCCGTCCTCACCGACTTCGGTATCGCGGCCCTGGACGACGGCGAGTTCCTGACGACCACCGGTGAACTGATCGGCTCCCTCGAGTACATGGCGCCCGAGCGGGTGATGGGATCGCCGGTCGGCCCGGCCTCCGACCTGTGGTCCCTGGGCGCGACCCTCGCCACGGTCTGCGGCGGGCAGTCCCCGTTCCGCAGGCCGGCACGGCCCGCGACGCTGCACGCGGTGGCGTACGAGGAAGCCGTCCTGTCGGAGTGGCTCGGCCCGCTGCGCCCGGTCGTCGAGGCACTGCTGCGCAAGTCCCCCGACGAGCGCCCTTCGGCGGCCACCGCGCGTTCCGCGCTGCGGCGCGTCGCGGCGGGGGAGGCGGACGCCGGGCCACTGCCGTCACCGACCGTGCGCGTGATCCAGCCTTCGGCCGCGTCGACCTACGCGGACACCGTGACCAGCGGCCAGGAGCGACTCGTCCCGGCCGGGGAGCCCGTACCGACGGCCCTGCACACCACGTCGCTCAAGCCCGCGCCCCGGCAGTCGTCCCGCCCGAGGGGCCCGAGGCGGCTGTGGTGGGCACTGGCCGGTACGGCGGTGCTGGCGGCGGGCGTCGGCGGCGGTCTCTTCCTCACCGGGGTGCTGCCGCTGAAGAAGGACCCGACGACGGCGACCATCAGCCAGGTCGTCCGGTCGACGACCGGCTGGCAGTCGGTGGCCGGACTGACCGTCCAGCAGGGAGACCGGGTCACCGTACGGTTCGTTTCCGGAGAATGGACGGTCGACTACCGGAACATACCCGTGACCGGGCCGACCGGCTACGACGCGCTCACGGACCAGTCACTGGACGGGGCGAAGAGCTGCAAGATCAAGTCGGCGGCGCCGTTCGGCACCCTGCTGGCACGCCTCTCCGACAGTCAGGACGCCCCCGTCCACACCGTCGGGCGGAAACTGACTTTCCGGGCGGCTCAAAACGGCCCCCTGCAACTGGGGATCAACGACGCCGCCGGCTCCTGCTCCGAGGACAACAGAGGCACGCTGACCGTAGAGGTGAGCGTCACGCACCAACCGTGA
- a CDS encoding DHA2 family efflux MFS transporter permease subunit produces the protein MSQPDRSRPSLVLAVCCLSVLLVSLDTTILNVALPSIQEDLHSSVSGLQWTLDAYTIVLASLLILAGSTADRVGRRRVFLLGLVSFTGGSALCSLAPSLDWLIVFRMAQAVGGCMLTPVAMAILANAFPEPRERARAIGVWGGVVGVSMAAGPILGGVLVQTAGWRSVFWLNVPIGLAALLLTTLFVPESRAPRPRRVDPVGQLLVITALGTLTYAIIEAPGRGWTSPAIVICLITAAGALAAFIPYEKRRDEPLVDPRLFRSAPFSGATVMAVCAFTALGGFLFANTLYLQQVWGLSALGTGVHLLPMAVLSLVCPPLSGRIVGSRGPRLPLLLAGAGITAGGLLAIVATRSADRSDILLYAAYALFGLGFGFVNAPITHTAVSGLPRAQAGVAAGIAATSRQVGAALGIAVTGAVIAAGARPAAWWIIAGCGLAILALGILTTGPWAARTAAGDDPSERVRVPRHLLDAR, from the coding sequence GTGTCTCAACCCGACCGCAGCAGACCCTCGTTGGTCCTGGCCGTCTGCTGCCTGAGCGTGCTCCTGGTCAGCCTCGACACCACCATCCTGAACGTCGCCCTGCCCTCGATACAGGAAGACCTGCACAGCTCCGTGTCGGGCCTGCAGTGGACCCTCGACGCCTACACCATCGTGCTGGCCTCGCTGCTCATCCTGGCCGGTTCCACGGCCGACCGCGTCGGGAGACGGCGTGTCTTCCTCCTCGGGCTCGTGTCGTTCACCGGCGGATCGGCGCTGTGCAGCCTGGCACCGTCGCTGGACTGGCTGATCGTGTTCCGCATGGCGCAGGCGGTGGGCGGCTGCATGCTCACCCCGGTCGCCATGGCCATCCTCGCCAACGCCTTCCCCGAGCCGCGGGAGCGGGCAAGGGCCATCGGCGTGTGGGGCGGGGTGGTGGGCGTCAGCATGGCGGCCGGACCGATCCTCGGCGGCGTACTGGTCCAGACGGCCGGATGGCGATCGGTGTTCTGGCTGAACGTGCCGATCGGGCTGGCCGCGCTCCTGCTCACCACCCTGTTCGTCCCTGAGTCACGCGCGCCACGGCCCCGCAGGGTGGACCCGGTGGGCCAACTGCTGGTGATCACCGCGCTCGGCACACTGACGTACGCCATCATCGAGGCACCGGGCCGGGGCTGGACCTCCCCCGCCATCGTGATCTGCCTGATCACCGCGGCCGGCGCGTTGGCCGCCTTCATCCCCTACGAGAAGAGACGCGACGAACCGCTGGTCGACCCACGCCTCTTCCGCAGCGCGCCCTTCAGCGGGGCCACGGTGATGGCGGTGTGCGCCTTCACCGCCCTCGGCGGCTTCCTGTTCGCCAACACCCTCTACCTGCAACAGGTATGGGGGCTGAGCGCCCTGGGCACCGGGGTGCATCTGCTGCCGATGGCGGTGCTGTCACTGGTGTGCCCGCCACTGTCCGGACGGATCGTGGGCAGCCGCGGCCCGCGCCTCCCGCTGCTGCTCGCCGGGGCCGGCATCACCGCCGGCGGCCTGCTGGCCATCGTCGCCACCCGATCCGCCGACCGCTCGGACATCCTGCTCTACGCGGCGTACGCACTGTTCGGACTGGGCTTCGGCTTCGTCAACGCGCCCATCACCCACACCGCGGTCTCGGGCCTGCCGCGGGCCCAGGCCGGGGTGGCCGCCGGGATCGCCGCGACCAGCCGTCAGGTCGGCGCCGCGCTCGGCATCGCGGTGACCGGCGCCGTGATCGCCGCCGGGGCACGCCCGGCCGCCTGGTGGATCATCGCCGGCTGCGGTCTGGCCATCCTCGCCCTGGGCATCCTGACCACCGGCCCCTGGGCAGCCCGCACGGCCGCAGGAGACGATCCTTCCGAACGCGTCCGAGTACCACGCCATCTCCTGGACGCCCGTTGA
- a CDS encoding cupin domain-containing protein, whose protein sequence is MSTVSVVGPDDGETIQLGPTQMRILEDGSTTGHRLGIGEITIAPHTQGPPQHRHAQHDEGFYVVSGTVHFTIGETTHVAPAGTLAMIPPGAPHTFANLGDTPAVMLNTFTPDLYVQYFRDLRNMIAGGRELTPESTVAVMSRYATVPATDFA, encoded by the coding sequence ATGAGCACGGTTTCCGTGGTCGGCCCGGACGACGGCGAGACCATCCAGCTGGGTCCCACGCAGATGCGCATCCTCGAGGACGGCAGCACCACCGGGCACCGCCTCGGCATCGGAGAGATCACCATCGCCCCGCACACCCAGGGCCCGCCCCAGCACCGTCACGCCCAGCACGACGAGGGCTTCTACGTCGTCTCCGGCACCGTGCACTTCACCATCGGGGAGACGACCCACGTCGCCCCGGCCGGCACGCTCGCCATGATCCCGCCCGGCGCCCCGCACACCTTCGCCAACCTCGGCGACACGCCCGCGGTGATGCTCAACACCTTCACGCCCGACCTGTACGTGCAGTACTTCCGCGACCTGCGGAACATGATCGCGGGCGGCCGGGAACTGACCCCGGAGTCGACCGTCGCGGTGATGAGCCGCTACGCCACCGTCCCCGCGACCGACTTCGCGTGA
- a CDS encoding acyl-CoA dehydrogenase family protein has product MTTRSTQPDLLYSEEEEALRAAVRDLLSDHCDAAGVIARTETDTPHDPELWKALSDGMGLAGLLVPEALGGQGATHREVAVVLEELGRAVAPVPYLTSAVVATEALLACEGEEAAGLLTALASGRTIGALAVALSVAPGGAHQAVRNEDGFLYGELTGIADAAVADVLLVPADDGGLYAVDGDAVTVTPQVSLDLTRPLATVTFDGVRARRLGAADPAVRRALRSGAGLLASEQLGLADWCLTETVRYLKERKQFNRPVGGFQALKHRLAQLWLEVVNTRAAARAAADALATGSADTDVSVAVAQAYAASVAVHTAEEALQLHGGIGMTWEHPVHLYLKRAKADSIAYGTAGAHRATLAELVDLQAP; this is encoded by the coding sequence ATGACAACACGGAGCACCCAGCCCGATCTGCTGTACTCGGAGGAGGAAGAGGCGCTGCGTGCCGCCGTCCGCGACCTCCTCTCCGACCACTGCGACGCGGCGGGCGTCATCGCCCGCACCGAGACCGACACCCCGCACGACCCCGAGCTGTGGAAGGCGCTCTCGGACGGGATGGGCCTGGCCGGCCTGCTCGTGCCCGAGGCGCTGGGCGGCCAGGGCGCCACCCACCGCGAAGTCGCCGTGGTGCTGGAGGAGCTGGGGCGTGCGGTCGCGCCGGTGCCGTATCTGACCAGTGCCGTCGTCGCCACCGAGGCGCTGCTGGCCTGCGAGGGCGAGGAGGCCGCCGGGCTGCTGACGGCGCTGGCGTCGGGCCGGACGATCGGCGCGCTCGCCGTCGCGCTGTCCGTGGCACCCGGCGGCGCCCACCAGGCCGTGCGGAACGAGGACGGCTTCCTGTACGGGGAGCTGACGGGGATCGCGGACGCGGCGGTGGCCGACGTGCTGCTGGTTCCGGCGGACGACGGCGGGCTGTACGCGGTGGACGGGGACGCCGTGACGGTCACCCCGCAGGTGTCCCTCGACCTCACCCGGCCGCTCGCCACGGTCACCTTCGACGGGGTGCGGGCACGTCGCCTCGGCGCCGCCGACCCCGCCGTACGACGAGCTCTGCGCAGCGGCGCGGGGCTGCTCGCCTCCGAGCAACTCGGCCTCGCCGACTGGTGCTTGACCGAGACCGTCCGCTACCTCAAGGAACGCAAGCAGTTCAACCGGCCCGTCGGCGGATTCCAGGCGCTCAAGCACCGGCTCGCGCAGCTGTGGCTGGAGGTCGTCAACACGCGTGCCGCCGCCCGCGCCGCCGCCGACGCGCTCGCCACCGGCAGCGCGGACACCGACGTGTCGGTCGCCGTCGCCCAGGCGTACGCGGCGTCCGTCGCCGTCCACACCGCCGAGGAGGCCCTCCAGCTGCATGGGGGCATCGGGATGACCTGGGAGCACCCGGTTCACCTCTATCTGAAGCGGGCCAAGGCGGACTCGATCGCGTACGGCACGGCGGGAGCCCACCGCGCGACGCTGGCCGAACTGGTGGACCTGCAAGCCCCCTGA
- a CDS encoding acyl-CoA dehydrogenase family protein, with protein sequence MTDAAELRTRTKELLAAHPPATTDRLDFLKARFDAGLAWVHYPEGLGGLGAPRTLQAVVDAELEAAGAPDNDPRRIGIGLGMAAPTILGFGTEEQKRDFLRPLWVGEEVWCQLFSEPGAGSDLAALGTRAVREGDNWVVNGQKVWTSSAHVARWAILIARTDPDVPKHRGITYFICDMTDPGVEVRPLRQITGEAEFNEVFLTDVRIPDAHRLGEVGDGWRVAQTTLMNERVSIGGMRIPREGGMIGPVSRTWRERPELRTHDLHQRLLRLWVEAEVARLSGERLRQQLVAGQPGHEGSGMKLGFARLNQEISGLEVELLGEEGLLYDDWTMRRPELVDFTGRDAGYRYLRSKGNSIEGGTSEVLLNIVAERVLGLPSEPRTDKDVAWKDLAR encoded by the coding sequence ATGACCGACGCAGCCGAACTGCGCACCCGTACGAAGGAGTTGCTGGCGGCGCACCCGCCCGCGACCACGGACCGCCTCGACTTCCTCAAGGCCCGCTTCGACGCCGGACTCGCCTGGGTGCACTACCCCGAGGGCCTCGGCGGACTCGGCGCCCCACGCACCCTCCAGGCCGTCGTGGACGCCGAACTGGAGGCCGCCGGCGCACCCGACAACGACCCGCGGCGCATCGGCATCGGCCTCGGCATGGCCGCGCCGACCATCCTCGGCTTCGGCACGGAGGAGCAGAAGCGGGACTTCCTCAGGCCGTTGTGGGTCGGCGAGGAGGTCTGGTGCCAGCTCTTCAGCGAGCCCGGCGCCGGGTCCGACCTGGCCGCGCTCGGTACGCGCGCCGTCCGGGAGGGAGACAACTGGGTGGTCAACGGGCAGAAGGTGTGGACCTCCAGCGCCCACGTCGCCCGCTGGGCCATCCTCATCGCCCGCACCGACCCGGACGTGCCCAAGCACCGCGGCATCACGTACTTCATCTGCGACATGACCGATCCGGGCGTCGAGGTGCGGCCGCTGCGCCAGATCACCGGCGAGGCCGAGTTCAACGAGGTCTTCCTCACCGACGTCCGCATTCCCGACGCGCACCGGTTGGGCGAGGTCGGGGACGGTTGGCGGGTCGCGCAGACCACGCTCATGAACGAGCGCGTCTCCATCGGCGGTATGCGCATCCCGCGCGAGGGCGGCATGATCGGCCCGGTCTCCAGGACCTGGCGCGAGCGTCCCGAACTGCGCACCCACGATCTGCACCAGCGGCTGCTGAGGCTGTGGGTGGAGGCCGAGGTCGCCCGGCTCTCCGGCGAACGGCTGCGCCAGCAGCTCGTCGCGGGCCAGCCCGGCCACGAGGGCTCCGGGATGAAGCTCGGATTCGCCCGCCTCAACCAGGAGATCAGCGGCCTTGAGGTCGAACTCCTCGGCGAGGAGGGCCTGCTGTACGACGACTGGACGATGCGCCGACCGGAACTGGTCGACTTCACCGGCCGCGACGCCGGTTACCGCTATCTGCGCTCCAAGGGCAACAGTATCGAGGGCGGGACCAGCGAGGTCCTGCTGAACATCGTCGCCGAACGCGTGCTGGGCCTGCCGTCCGAGCCGCGCACCGACAAGGACGTCGCGTGGAAGGACCTCGCCCGATGA
- a CDS encoding TetR/AcrR family transcriptional regulator, which yields MTAQAGTGRTNQKQRTRTAIVAAARELTATGAEVTMPAIARAALVSEATAYRYFPDLPSLISEALAGVWPPPAEALEPVADSADPVERVAFACEFLLRGILARQGSVRAMIAATITRPETVTTRPGIRFGLIDHALLPLEDTLGARDPDGFAQLKRDLAVVVSAEAFFTLTDLCGLDPDEAITSAARTAATLTEAAVRAIA from the coding sequence ATGACGGCGCAGGCGGGCACCGGCCGCACCAACCAGAAGCAGCGCACGCGAACGGCGATCGTGGCGGCCGCCCGGGAACTCACCGCCACGGGCGCCGAGGTGACCATGCCCGCGATCGCCCGCGCGGCCCTCGTCTCCGAGGCCACCGCCTATCGATACTTCCCCGACCTTCCGTCGCTGATCAGCGAGGCCCTGGCCGGCGTCTGGCCGCCCCCCGCCGAGGCGCTCGAGCCGGTCGCGGACTCGGCCGACCCCGTGGAACGTGTCGCCTTCGCCTGCGAGTTCCTCCTCCGCGGCATCCTCGCCCGCCAGGGCTCGGTACGCGCGATGATCGCCGCCACCATCACCCGGCCCGAAACGGTGACCACGCGACCGGGCATTCGCTTCGGACTCATCGACCATGCGCTCCTCCCGCTGGAGGACACGCTCGGCGCGAGGGACCCGGACGGCTTCGCCCAACTCAAGCGGGACCTCGCGGTGGTCGTGAGCGCCGAGGCGTTCTTCACTCTCACCGATCTGTGCGGGCTCGACCCCGACGAGGCCATCACCAGCGCCGCACGGACCGCGGCCACCCTGACCGAGGCCGCGGTGCGGGCGATCGCGTGA